The DNA region TACACGTAGATGCGTCCCGGTCTGCCCTCGGCCGAGGTCAGGAGGAAGCATCCGCGCACCGACCAGTCCTCGGACTGCCCGTGCACGGCATCCGCGCACACCTCGCCGATCTCGTCGGCGCCCACCAGCTCCGGGCGGGTCCGCGCGAACAGCTCCCTGCCCTCGTCGCTCAGCTGCATCCGGTCGGCGAGCTCCGCGGTCTCGCCGGTCAGCGGCGGAGGCGGTGCCTCGACCTCGACGAACGGAGCCGCCCTCCCGTCCGGCGGGTCGGACGGCGACTCGGATCCAGGACCACCCAGCACGGCCGACAGCACGACCGCGACGAGCGCGCCGATCCCGATGACCACCACGACGGCGGCCACGATGCCTCGCCGACGACCGGACGCCGGTTCCTTCACGCTCCGGTCCGGGCCGTCGGACTCGAAGAGCGTCATCGACCGTCCTCCCCGCGCACGGGAACCGCCGTGCCCGCGCACACCGGTGACAGCGGCATGGTCCGCGGAACGACGTCGGCGGACATCCGCCCGGATCTCGACAGCATCGTGCTCACCCTACACACGCCACCGGACGGCGCGGCGAGCGCGGAGAACCGCGATGATGGAGCCATGCCCTCCCGCAGCGATCATGCCGCCGAACGCCCGCGTTTCACCCGCGCCGAGCTGTCGGCGTTCACGGGCGGGACGCTGCCGGATCTCCTCCCCGACCCCACCCTGCTGCTGTTCGCGGGCATCAACCCCGGCCTGCTGTCGGTGGCCGTCCAGGCGCACTTCGCACCCCGCGGCAACCGGTTCTTCCCCGCCCTCGCGGCGGCGGGCATCGTCGACCGCCGGATCGATGCCTCCGCCGGCATGCTGCCCGCCGATGAAGAGCATCTTCGCAGCCGCGGCGTCGGGATCACGAGCATCGTCCGCGGCGCCACGTCCAGGGCATCCGAGCTCACCGCCGCCCAGCTGCGCGCGGGCGGCGCGGATCTGCGCGAGCGCGTCGCCGGCATCCGTCCGCGCGTGGTCGCGCTGCTGGGGATCACCGCCTACCGGACCGCGTTCGACGCCCCGCACGCCCTGGTCGGCCGGCAGCCCGGCGACTGGGACGGCGCCGAGGTGTGGGTGGTCCCCAACCCCAGCGGCCTGAACCGGCACCACACCACCGCCGATCTCGCACAGGCCTACCGCGAGGTCGCGCTGCGCGCGGGGATCCGTCCGCCGGCCTGACCCGGCCGACGGTGCTCCGATGACGGATGCCGAGGATGCCGCGTACGAGCACCGCCCCCGCACGAGCATACGCACGGTCCCGTCCCCGCCCCGTGCCACACTGGCTTCATGCCCCAGGACTCCCCCGATCCCCGTCAGGCGCGACGCCTGCCCGAGACTCTCGACGAGTTCCAGCGCGCGGAGGGGCATCCGAACTTCCGGGTGGATGTGGAGCGCATCCGCTTCTCCCCCTTCTACTCGCGGCTCTCCGCCGTCACCCAGGTGATCTCACAGGCGGGCGCGGGGCTGGCGGTGAACAACCGGCTCACCCACTCGGTCAAAGTCGCCGCCGTGGCTCGGGCGATCGCCACCCACCTGTCCACGCGCACCGACGAGCGCGGCCGGATCGTCGCCGAGCTCGGCGGTGCGCATCCGGTCGTCGTGCAGGCCGCCGCGGCCGCGCACGATCTCGGCCATCCGCCGTTCGGGCACCTCGGCGAGCAGACGCTCGACCGGCTGGCCCGCACCCGGTTCGGGCTCGCGGAGGGCTTCGAGGGCAACGCCCAGACCTACCGCATCCTCACACGTCTCGACGAGCACGATCGGCCCGGCGTCGGCCTCAACCTCACCGCCGCGGTGCGCGCGGCCGTACTGAAGTACCCCTGGCTGCGCGGCGAGGGCGGCACACGTCGCGGCGGCGCGAGCAAGTTCAACTTCTATGCGATCGACGAGCCGGACGCCCGGCGCGCGCTCTCCGCCTACCCGCTGATCGAACCGGGCCAGCAGACCGTGGAGTGCTCCATCATGGACATCTCGGACGACATCGCGTACTCGCTGCACGACCTCGACGACTTCTACCGCGCCGACCTGCTGAACCCCGCCGCCCTGTCGGCGGAGTTCCGCGCGTGGCGTCGGGATCTCGCCCGACTGCGCGCCGCCGAGGTCGAAGCCCTCGCGGCAGACACCCGGACCCCCGGTCATTCGCTGGAGCTGCTGTGGCGGCGGATGCAGGAGAAGGACGCCTGGATCGCCGACCCGGATGCCTTCAGCGAGGCTGTCGCGAAGGTGGCCGCCGAGGTCGTCGACGGGCTCGTCGCGGAGCCGTTCGACGGCTCGCTGGCCAGTGAGCGGTCGCTCGCGCGGTTCACGTCGGGCTGGATCGCCCGGCTGCAGTCCTCCGTGGAGGTGCACCGGCATCCGGATGCCCGCTCCGGCCATGTGCGACTCAGCAGGACGGCTTGGCATGAGGTCGGCGTGCTGAAGTTCCTGCACGAGAGGTTCATCCTCGAGCGCCCCGACCTCACGGTGTACCAGCGGGGTCAGGCGGGTGTGCTCGAGCGGCTCGTGGACGGGTTCACCGCTTGGCTCGACGATCCACGCGACGCCCGGCGCGCACCACGACGGCTGATCGACCTCGTCGAGCTGGCGACGGACGATTACCGGATGCTGCGCAGGGACGCCCCCGAGATGACCGACCCGCACACGGATGCCGATCTCGACCGGCTCGGCCGGGGCCGCGGCATCATCGACTACGTCGCGTCGCTGACCGATGCGCAGGCCGTCTCGCTGGACGCCCTGCTCGCCGGGCACACCGAGCGGCTGTGGGATGCCGGGCAGGGACTGTGAGCAGCAGGACACGAGCAGCCGCCGGGTCTCGCTGTGCGTCCTCGCGTGACGTTCCCGGAGCCTCCCCGCGGTGGGCGTCAGTACGCTGAAACGCATGACCGAGCCCCGCGTCTACATCATCCACGAGAACCCCCAATGGATCCCGCCGCTGGCGGCCGCGTTCGCCGCGGAAGGCGTGCCGATCGAGTCCTGGTCGCTGACCGACGGCTCCATCGACCTGTCTGCCGAGCCGCCGCAGGGCGTGTTCTGGTCGAGGCTGAGCGCCTCCGCGCACACGCGCGATCACGGCGCCTCGAAGGAGTACGGCCGGGCCGTGCTGCGCTGGCTGGAGTCGTGGGGGCGGACCGTCATCGACGGCAGCCGCGTCCTCGAGCTCGAGGTCAGCAAGGCCGCCCAGCATGCGGCGCTGCGCCGTGCCGGCATCGACGTCCCCCGCACGATCGCCGTGTTCGGGACCGCGGACCTCTCCCGGCGCGCGCGCGAGCTGCCCGCACCGTTCATGTCCAAGCACAACCAGGGCGGCAAGGGGCTGGGCGTGCGCCGGTTCGACAGCCACGACGAGTTCGACGCCTGGGTATCGGGCCCCGACTTCGAGCCCTCCCCCGACGGCATCACCCTGCTGCAGGAGCATCTCGCCGCCCGGGAGCCCTTCGTGACCCGCGCCGAGTTCGTGAACGGCGAGCTCGTGTACGCGGTCCGGGTGGACACCAGCGACGGATCCTTCGAGCTGTGCCCGGCGGAGGCCTGCGCGCTGCCCTCCGCCGCCGACGAGCCGCCGCTGCCGATGTTCACGCTGCGCCGCGACATCGACCCCGCACTGATCGCTCAGTATCGCGGCTTCCTCGCCGCGGAGGGGATCGACATCGCCGGCATCGAGTTCATCGAGACCGTCGACGGGCGCACGGTCACCTACGACGTCAACACCAACACCAACTACAACCCGGACGTCGAGGCGGAGTCCCCCCGCTCGGCGCCCCGCGAGATCGCCCGCTGGCTGGGCTCCCTGCTGCCCGCACTCGCACAGGTCTGAGGGGAGCGCGCTCGGGTCCGTGCACTCGCGTCCGCGAGCACGGGCCCGAGCGCACGGCATCCGCTGGACGGACGAAGGACCCGGCCGGGTGAGCGCCCCGGCCGGGTCCTTCGCTCTCACCCGGCGGTCGTCGCCCGCTGCGCGCCGATGGCCCACACGTACGGCGGCTCGGTGCCGTTGATCGCCCAGTCGCCGACGATGCGCTCCTTGAACACGACGGGGTTGTGCGAGGACACCGTCCGCGCATTGCGCCAGAACCGGTCGAGCTGCTTGCCCCCGCCCGCCGCCGACGCGCCGAGCGCGTCGAAGACATGCGAGGTCGCCTCCTGCGCGATCGCGGTGATGACGATCTGCCCCTGCGCGGAGTCGAGCTCGGCGCGGATGTTGGCATCCCGCTCCGCGGCCTCGTCATCCGCGAACGCCGCCAGGTACGCGTCCTGCGCGGCCTGCGCGGCGCGCACGGCGACGGCCCGGGCGGCGAAGCCCTGCGCGGTCGCCTTCCCGATCACCTGGTGGATGAGCGGGTCCTGGTTCCAGACGTCGCCGGCCCCGTGGCTGTACACCCGGGTGCGGCGCTGCGCCTGCGCCGCGAACTCCGCGGCGGCGTTCTCGGCGATGCCCGCGAGCGTCGCCAGCAGCACCAGCTGGTAGAAGGCGGTCTGGTAGCGGAACCGCTCGGAGAAGTCGATGACGTCGGATGCCTCCACGCGAGCGTCCGTGAGCACCGTCGTGCCGCTTCCCGTGGTGCGCTGCCCGAAGCCGTCCCAGTCGTCCAGCAGGGCCACCCCGGGCTGGTCGGCGGGCACGAGCGCGATGACGCGCACGCCGTCGGACTCCCGCTGCGCGAACACGTCCAGCCAGTCCGCGAAGATGCTGCCGGTGCTGTAGTACTTCGTGCCGGACACCGTCAGGACGCCGTCCGACTCGCGCACCTTCGTGCCCACGTCCCCGACCTCGACCGCACCGATCTCGGTCCATGCATTGCCGCCCAGCTGTCCGGCGACGAACCTCTCGAACCAGACGCTCTGATCGGCGTGCGCGTGGGCGACCAGCCGGTCCTCCACGAGCGCGAAGTGGCCGCGCAGCGCCTGCGGCAGGTTGGAATCCGCGGCGGCGAGGTCGGTCAGCAGCTCGATGAGCTGCGGAAGGCTCGCGCCCGCGCCCCCGTGGCTGCGCGGCACGCGCACAGCGCCGAACCCGGCATCCGCGAGTTCGCGGATGAGCTCGCGGGGCAGTTCCCGCGAGGCGTCCCGCTCCGCCGCGCCCTGGGCGATCCGCTCGAAGAGCGGCCGGAATCGTGCGCGCAGCTCCTCGAGATCAGCCCCGGTGGATGTCTGGTCGGTCATGTGAGATCCTCTCGCCGTCGATGGGGACGCGCGGTGCGCGCCCCGCCGACGGTAGACCCGCGCCGCCGCCGCACGCCA from Microbacterium soli includes:
- a CDS encoding dGTP triphosphohydrolase, yielding MPQDSPDPRQARRLPETLDEFQRAEGHPNFRVDVERIRFSPFYSRLSAVTQVISQAGAGLAVNNRLTHSVKVAAVARAIATHLSTRTDERGRIVAELGGAHPVVVQAAAAAHDLGHPPFGHLGEQTLDRLARTRFGLAEGFEGNAQTYRILTRLDEHDRPGVGLNLTAAVRAAVLKYPWLRGEGGTRRGGASKFNFYAIDEPDARRALSAYPLIEPGQQTVECSIMDISDDIAYSLHDLDDFYRADLLNPAALSAEFRAWRRDLARLRAAEVEALAADTRTPGHSLELLWRRMQEKDAWIADPDAFSEAVAKVAAEVVDGLVAEPFDGSLASERSLARFTSGWIARLQSSVEVHRHPDARSGHVRLSRTAWHEVGVLKFLHERFILERPDLTVYQRGQAGVLERLVDGFTAWLDDPRDARRAPRRLIDLVELATDDYRMLRRDAPEMTDPHTDADLDRLGRGRGIIDYVASLTDAQAVSLDALLAGHTERLWDAGQGL
- a CDS encoding acyl-CoA dehydrogenase family protein, coding for MTDQTSTGADLEELRARFRPLFERIAQGAAERDASRELPRELIRELADAGFGAVRVPRSHGGAGASLPQLIELLTDLAAADSNLPQALRGHFALVEDRLVAHAHADQSVWFERFVAGQLGGNAWTEIGAVEVGDVGTKVRESDGVLTVSGTKYYSTGSIFADWLDVFAQRESDGVRVIALVPADQPGVALLDDWDGFGQRTTGSGTTVLTDARVEASDVIDFSERFRYQTAFYQLVLLATLAGIAENAAAEFAAQAQRRTRVYSHGAGDVWNQDPLIHQVIGKATAQGFAARAVAVRAAQAAQDAYLAAFADDEAAERDANIRAELDSAQGQIVITAIAQEATSHVFDALGASAAGGGKQLDRFWRNARTVSSHNPVVFKERIVGDWAINGTEPPYVWAIGAQRATTAG
- a CDS encoding alpha-L-glutamate ligase, whose product is MTEPRVYIIHENPQWIPPLAAAFAAEGVPIESWSLTDGSIDLSAEPPQGVFWSRLSASAHTRDHGASKEYGRAVLRWLESWGRTVIDGSRVLELEVSKAAQHAALRRAGIDVPRTIAVFGTADLSRRARELPAPFMSKHNQGGKGLGVRRFDSHDEFDAWVSGPDFEPSPDGITLLQEHLAAREPFVTRAEFVNGELVYAVRVDTSDGSFELCPAEACALPSAADEPPLPMFTLRRDIDPALIAQYRGFLAAEGIDIAGIEFIETVDGRTVTYDVNTNTNYNPDVEAESPRSAPREIARWLGSLLPALAQV
- a CDS encoding mismatch-specific DNA-glycosylase codes for the protein MPAHTGDSGMVRGTTSADIRPDLDSIVLTLHTPPDGAASAENRDDGAMPSRSDHAAERPRFTRAELSAFTGGTLPDLLPDPTLLLFAGINPGLLSVAVQAHFAPRGNRFFPALAAAGIVDRRIDASAGMLPADEEHLRSRGVGITSIVRGATSRASELTAAQLRAGGADLRERVAGIRPRVVALLGITAYRTAFDAPHALVGRQPGDWDGAEVWVVPNPSGLNRHHTTADLAQAYREVALRAGIRPPA